Proteins co-encoded in one Ooceraea biroi isolate clonal line C1 chromosome 9, Obir_v5.4, whole genome shotgun sequence genomic window:
- the LOC105281608 gene encoding 60S ribosomal protein L35, giving the protein MVKVKCSELRTKDKKELLKQLEQLKTELTTLRVAKVTGGAASKLSKIRVVRKAIARVYIIMHQKQKANLRLFYKNKKYKPLDLRPKKTRALRHRLTPYQASRKTLKEIRKHSAFPQRKYALKA; this is encoded by the exons ATG GTGAAGGTAAAGTGTTCGGAGTTGCGAACTAAGGATAAGAAGGAGCTGCTGAAGCAGCTGGAGCAATTGAAAACGGAACTGACCACCTTGAGAGTAGCAAAAGTTACAGGAGGTGCAGCATCCAAATTGTCAAAAAT CCGTGTTGTAAGGAAGGCCATTGCGCGTGTATATATCATAATGCACCAGAAGCAAAAGGCGAATCTCCgcttattttacaaaaacaagAAGTACAAGCCTCTGGATTTGAGGCCCAAGAAAACGCGTGCCCTGCGCCACCGTCTTACTCCCTACCAGGCCAGCAGGAAAACACTGAAGGAAATACGGAAACATTCGGCATTTCCGCAAAGAAAATATGCCCTTAAAGCTTAG
- the LOC105281627 gene encoding golgin subfamily A member 2 translates to MREINPLREQLQAHAQTTSILIAEKAELTAALTRSQKIAKQNSEELAEVNGKLKHSQVRISELEKELIQTKSNSTDSQKNAQHIQDVYDDLEKKYCELRKEKEDLELEASELKQKLNLKNTEFINLQQEFQEKAALLSLNELKIQQLTDTPQTVESQQQAVTALEQQLCQMRDTLRLVNNEKDEASKQYQNYVRQLDAQQAKLLNELESRAKIIDDVESRENSYVQRLSDLEQQLQHEREKNEALLPLQDRNDEVNNLMKKIEQLTVQQETFNVALVEKDAEIEMLTKEIQELQNTKDDSANAAKLVQALESEKLGASRAVSQNQQLKQQLTEMENAFVTLSNAKLDLTEQLQAERNIGRRLNAKLNTVEMEVDNLREKLNEKETFLIELEKEKLQNAQIADQIQHYQAQSHHAHTLQQELQNALICIENLNKKNEELTKKLENKLQEETRSTHESVDVNGDECTIENEETSDDIVITQDLPLPENRNTSDDSGPITKLEQRFKETMEKVAELTDEKQKLEHLVLQLQGETETIGEYITLYQKQRAILGERWKEREQTFCQLVEQRNQQQEQLHKLKVLVTELLKKHPETLVNPTETCVDCQKEISTHVEPPENDEKEEIAEELPVVEDKTASEILDLLTEIKDCKDACIIEPNFHPCPWCSGRLITV, encoded by the exons ATGCGTGAAATAAATCCCCTAAGGGAGCAGTTACAGGCACATGCACAGACTACTAGTATTCTGATAGCGGAAAAAGCAGAGCTCACGGCAGCTTTGACGCGAAGCCAGAAGATTGCAAAACAGAATTCAG AGGAGCTAGCAGAGGTGAATGGCAAATTGAAACATAGCCAGGTTCGCATAAGTGAGCTTGAAAAAGAATTGATTCAAACGAAGAGTAATTCCACTGACAGTCAGAAAAACGCTCAGCATATACAAGATGTATATGATGATCTTGAAAAGAAATACTGTGAACTCAG GAAGGAAAAGGAGGACTTGGAATTGGAAGCGTCAGAATTAAAACAGAAgctgaatttaaaaaatacagaattCATAAATCTGCAGCAGGAATTTCAAGAGAAAGCGGCCTTACTCTCCttgaatgaattaaaaatacaacag TTAACCGACACACCACAAACGGTGGAATCTCAGCAACAAGCCGTAACAGCGCTGGAACAGCAGTTGTGTCAAATGAGAGATACTTTACGATTGGTGAACAACGAGAAGGATGAAGCCAGCAAACAGTATCAGAATTACGTACGACAGTTAGATGCGCAGCAAGCAAAATTGCTTAATGAG CTTGAGAGTAGAGCCAAAATAATCGACGACGTAGAAAGTAGGGAGAACAGTTATGTACAGCGCTTGTCAGATCTGGAGCAACAATTGCAgcacgaaagagagaaaaacgaaGCTTTACTGCCATTGCAAGATCGTAACGATGAggtgaataatttaatgaagaaGATAGAGCAGTTGACTGTGCAACAAGAAACGTTCAATGTAGCGTTAGTTGAAAAG GACGCGGAAATTGAGATGTTGACAAAAGAAATACAAGAATTACAGAACACAAAAGATGACAGTGCAAATGCAGCAAAACTGGTGCAGGCTCTTGAAAGCGAAAAGCTTGGTGCATCTAGAGCTGTTTCGCAAAACCAACAATTGAAACAACAATTGACCGAAATGGAGAATGCTTTTGTCACCCTT AGTAACGCTAAGTTAGATTTGACGGAGCAGCTCCAAGCTGAACGAAATATCGGTAGAAgattaaatgcaaaattgaatACTGTTGAGATGGAAGTAGATAACTTGAGGGAGAAGTTAAATGAGaaggaaacatttttaattgaattggAGAAAGAAAAGTTACAAAATGCTCAAATTGCGGATCAAATACAGCATTATCAGGCTCAGTCTCACCATGCCCATACATTGCAACAGGAATTGCAAAACGCTTTG atttGTATAgaaaatctaaataaaaagaatgaagAATTAACAAAGAAATTGGAAAACAAATTACAAGAAGAGACACGTTCGACACACGAATCTGTAGATGTTAATGGAGATGAGTGCACGATAGAGAACGAGGAAACTAGTGACGATATTGTAATAACGCAAGACTTACCACTGCCAGAAAATAGAAATACTTCTGACGATTCCGGACCTATTACAAAATTAGAACAGAGATTCAAAGAAACAATGGAAAAAGTCGCCGAATTAACTGATGAAAAACAGAAATTGGAACATCTCGTTCTTCAACTTCAGGGTGAAACGGAAACTATAG GAGAGTACATAACTTTATATCAAAAACAACGAGCAATCCTTGGAGAAAGGTGGAAGGAAAGAGAACAAACCTTCTGCCAATTAGTGGAACAACGTAATCAGCAACAGGAACAGTTACACAAACTAAAAGTATTGGTTACCGAGTTGCTTAAAAAGCATCCAGAAACTCTAGTAAATCCTACAGAAACCTGTGTGGATTGCCAGAAAG AAATCAGCACCCATGTTGAACCGCctgaaaatgatgaaaaagaagaaattgcaGAAGAGCTACCAGTGGTCGAGGATAAAACAGCATCGGAAATTCTCGATCTTCTGACAGAAATCAAAGATTGTAAAGATGCGTGTATCATAGAACCCAACTTTCATCCGTGCCCGTGGTGCTCGGGAAGACTTATTACCGTATAa